A stretch of Falco rusticolus isolate bFalRus1 chromosome 2, bFalRus1.pri, whole genome shotgun sequence DNA encodes these proteins:
- the FAM160A2 gene encoding FTS and Hook-interacting protein isoform X1 has translation MERMSWLSKLNPRAAGQRAPRSASLQSPVTADPETCLMVFKNHWSQVLRILERRGCKPAPDDLSAVRNNTYQMLNLLAEDRPRGEAARGPILEFVASENLLERLLCWHLQGDFTEERKVEQLKLYEMLISQARQPLLRHKPVLTPLLRLLSLCAEPSSALLENSLVLLLNQLCVSVAKEPSILELFFHSHTDQGPANLIIFSLLIPFIHHEGVLGQQARDALLLIMAMSASNHAVAKSITDNSYFCPVLATGLSALYSSLPRKIEVRGDDWHFLRREDWIGVSSLVLFMNSLEFCNAVIQVAHPLVQKQLVDYVHNGFLVPVMGPALHKTSIEEMIASTAYLDLFLRSVSETALLKTFLRFVLLHRHDNSTILDTLVGRINSNSRLCMVSLSLFRTLLSLNCEDVMLQLVLRYLLPCSHVMLSQKRAVRDLDIYGKTAAKFLSLIPRCCRPESLLLPDREEEHAAWSKGHGSPNVDTSSVVTVPKPSTPSRLSFFMRQQGTAPEAAGPAPRSPSTPSGSPCHRAGRWEEVSELDRNYLEYLRDARRSIDRCAWACRVWSAPYDGEEPSAGGSVPQLDSGPPLGPDCLGAPRPLGPPTPRTKKRGLPEEGAREGQGGALGSSGEPSMGGPGPEARDSGTLVNGAHGPAEPIRPEGDVVVKKVRRSPQGEGDDVGAPPEREHRPVPAQNGATVPPTPRPQPPGWEPLPSVDSLIEELLARVPAEPNGAGVTIEAFTEELQEIEAEMKNGSGGGTLPAAQDPPEVPLSREEEEAFASFAALPEGDTTGRALLRLQDPLAQLVASPPRAVGPPPSQPFTGPFVSVLFGKLENMLHNSLYVNFLLTGLVAQLACYPQPLLRSFLLNTNMVFQPSVKSLLQVLGSVKNKIESFAASQEDFPALLFKAKKYLIARGKLDWSDTPSAVPSLRRAETLVKSRKPSIGELILRHTNSPTRARQAAQLAFQHVRDGQVLQALAGASLFRGSAERQSEALRVKNAVYCAVIFSEFLKELAAITQAHAVTSPFLTEPPEE, from the exons ATGGAGAGGATGAGCTGGCTGAGCAAGCTGAACCCGCGGGCAGCCGGGCAGCGTGCCCCCCGCAGCGccagcctgcagagccctgTCACCGCTGACCCAGAGACCTGCCTCATGGTTTTCAAGAACCACTGGTCCCAG GTCCTGCGCATCCTGGAGCGGCGCGGCTGCAAGCCGGCCCCTGATGACCTCAGTGCCGTGCGCAACAACACCTACCAAATGCTGAACCTGCTGGCAGAGGACCGGCCACGGGGAGAGGCGGCGCGGGGGCCCATCCTGGAGTTTGTGGCCTCAGAGAATCTGCTGGAGCGGCTTCTGTGCTGGCACCTGCAAGGTGACTTCACCGAGGAGCGCAAGGTGGAGCAGCTGAAGCTCTATGAGATGCTCATCAGCCAGGCCCGGCAGCCCCTGCTGCGGCATAAGCCGGTGCTCACACCATTGCTGCGGCTACTCAGCCTCTGTGctgagcccagctctgccctgctggaGAACAGCCTCGTCCTGCTGCTCAATCAGCTCTGCGTCTCCGTGGCCAAGGAGCCCTCCATCCTGGAGCTCTTCTTCCACAGCCACACGGACCAGGGCCCCGCCAACCTCATCATATTCTCCCTTCTCATCCCCTTCATCCACCATGAGGGTGTCCTAGGGCAGCAGGCCAGGGATGCGCTGCTGCTCATCATGGCGATGTCTGCCAGCAACCATGCTGTGGCCAAGTCCATCACCGACAACTCCTACTTCTGCCCG GTCCTGGCCACGGGCCTGAGTGCCCTGTACTCCTCCCTGCCCCGCAAGATTGAGGTGCGCGGGGATGACTGGCACTTCCTGCGCCGTGAGGACTGGATTGGCGTCTCCTCCCTTGTTCTCTTCATGAACTCGCTGGAGTTCTGCAACGCTGTCATCCAG GTCGCCCACCCCCTCgtgcagaagcagctggtggACTATGTCCACAACGGGTTCCTCGTCCCTGTCATGGGGCCGGCGCTGCACAAG ACCTCCATCGAGGAGATGATTGCCAGCACAGCCTACCTGGACCTGTTCCTGCGCAGCGTCAGCGAGACGGCCCTGCTGAAAACCTTCCTGCGCTTTGTTCTGCTGCACCGCCACGATAACAGCACCATCCTCGACACCCTTGTGGGCCGCATCAACAGCAACTCCCGG CTCTGCATGGTGTCCTTGAGCCTCTTCAGGACGCTGCTCAGCCTCAACTGCGAGGACGTCATGCTCCAGCTGGTGCTCAG GtacctgctgccctgcagccatgtCATGCTGAGCCAGAAGCGGGCGGTCAGGGACTTGGACATCTATGGGAAGACAGCTGCCAAGTTCCTCTCCCTCATCCCGCGGTGCTGCCGTCCCgagagcctgctgctgcctgaccGGGAGGAAGAGCATGCTGCCTGGTCCAAGG GCCATGGCAGCCCCAACGTGGACACCTCCTCGGTGGTGACGGTGCCGAAGCCCTCCACTCCCTCCCGGCTCTCCTTCTTCATGcggcagcagggcacagcccctgAGGCTGCCGGCCCGGCACcccgctcccccagcaccccgtcCGGCAGCCCCTGCCACCGGGCTGGCAGGTGGGAGGAGGTGTCTGAGCTGGACAGGAACTACCTGGAGTACCTGCGGGATGCGCGCCGCAGCATTGACCGCTGTGCTTGGGCCTGCCGTGTCTGGTCGGCCCCCTATGATGGCGAGGAGCCCAGTGCTGGTGGCTCTGTCCCCCAGCTCGACAGTGGCCCCCCACTTGGCCCTGACTGCCTCGGTGCCCCACgccccctgggaccccccaccccacggACTAAAAAGCGGGGCTTGCCGGAGGAGGGGGcgagggaagggcaggggggtgCCCTTGGCAGCAGTGGTGAGCCCAGCATGGGGGGGCCTGGCCCTGAGGCCCGGGACTCGGGGACCCTCGTGAACGGAGCACATGGGCCAGCAGAGCCGATCCGGCCCGAGGGGGACGTGGTGGTGAAGAAGGTGCGCCGGAGCCCCCAGGGGGAGGGTGATGACGTGGGGGCCCCCCCTGAGCGGGAGCACCGGCCAGTCCCAGCGCAGAATGGGGCCACGGTCCCTCCGACtccccggccgcagcccccgggcTGGGAGCCGCTGCCCTCGGTGGACTCGCTGATCGAGGAGCTGCTGGCCCGGGTGCCGGCTGAGCCCAATGGAGCTGGTGTCACCATCGAGGCCTTCACCGAGGAGCTACAGGAGATTGAGGCTGAGATGAAGAATGGCAGTGGTGGCGGGACCCTGCCCGCTGCTCAGGACCCCCCCGAGGTGCCCCTGTCccgtgaggaggaggaggcctTTGCCAGCTTCGCCGCCCTGCCCGAGGGGGATACCACGGGGCGGGCACTGCTGCGGCTGCAGGACCCCCTGGCCCAGCTGGTGGCTAGCCCACCGCGGGCGGTGGGGCcgccccccagccagcccttcaCAG GCCCCTTCGTCTCGGTGCTGTTTGGGAAGCTGGAGAACATGTTGCACAACTCGCTCTACGTCAACTTTCTGCTGACAGGGCTGGTGGCCCAGCTGGCCTGCtacccccagcccctgctgcgctccttcctcctcaacACCAACATGGTCTTCCAGCCTAGCGTTAAGTCCCTGCTGCAG GTTCTTGGCTCGGTGAAGAACAAGATCGAAAGCTTTGCTGCTAGCCAGGAAGACTTTCCGGCTCTGCTCTTCAAAGCCAAGAAGTACTTGATCGCCCGGGGGAAGCTGGACTGGTCAGACACGCCGAGCGCAGTGCCCTCCCTGCGCCGTGCTGAGACCCTGG TGAAGAGCCGGAAGCCATCCATCGGGGAGCTGATCCTGCGGCACACCAACAGCCCGACACGGGCACGCCAGGCAGCACAGCTCGCCTTCCAGCACGTGCGGGATGGGCAGGTGCTGCAGGCCTTGGCTGGGGCATCCCTCTTCCGTGGCTCGGCCGAGAGACAGAGTGAAGCGCTGCGCGTCAAGAATGCTGTCTACTGCGCCGTCATCTTCAGTGAGTTCCTCAAGGAGCTGGCTGCCATCACCCAGGCCCACGCTGTCACCTCCCCCTTCCTGACTGAGCCCCCTGAGGAGTGA
- the FAM160A2 gene encoding FTS and Hook-interacting protein isoform X2 — translation MERMSWLSKLNPRAAGQRAPRSASLQSPVTADPETCLMVFKNHWSQVLRILERRGCKPAPDDLSAVRNNTYQMLNLLAEDRPRGEAARGPILEFVASENLLERLLCWHLQGDFTEERKVEQLKLYEMLISQARQPLLRHKPVLTPLLRLLSLCAEPSSALLENSLVLLLNQLCVSVAKEPSILELFFHSHTDQGPANLIIFSLLIPFIHHEGVLGQQARDALLLIMAMSASNHAVAKSITDNSYFCPVLATGLSALYSSLPRKIEVRGDDWHFLRREDWIGVSSLVLFMNSLEFCNAVIQVAHPLVQKQLVDYVHNGFLVPVMGPALHKTSIEEMIASTAYLDLFLRSVSETALLKTFLRFVLLHRHDNSTILDTLVGRINSNSRLCMVSLSLFRTLLSLNCEDVMLQLVLRYLLPCSHVMLSQKRAVRDLDIYGKTAAKFLSLIPRCCRPESLLLPDREEEHAAWSKGHGSPNVDTSSVVTVPKPSTPSRLSFFMRQQGTAPEAAGPAPRSPSTPSGSPCHRAGRWEEVSELDRNYLEYLRDARRSIDRCAWACRVWSAPYDGEEPSAGGSVPQLDSGPPLGPDCLGAPRPLGPPTPRTKKRGLPEEGAREGQGGALGSSGEPSMGGPGPEARDSGTLVNGAHGPAEPIRPEGDVVVKKVRRSPQGEGDDVGAPPEREHRPVPAQNGATVPPTPRPQPPGWEPLPSVDSLIEELLARVPAEPNGAGVTIEAFTEELQEIEAEMKNGSGGGTLPAAQDPPEVPLSREEEEAFASFAALPEGDTTGRALLRLQDPLAQLVASPPRAVGPPPSQPFTGGAGAGGGSPLPVALSDMSLSLAHRPLRLGAVWEAGEHVAQLALRQLSADRAGGPAGLLPPAPAALLPPQHQHGLPA, via the exons ATGGAGAGGATGAGCTGGCTGAGCAAGCTGAACCCGCGGGCAGCCGGGCAGCGTGCCCCCCGCAGCGccagcctgcagagccctgTCACCGCTGACCCAGAGACCTGCCTCATGGTTTTCAAGAACCACTGGTCCCAG GTCCTGCGCATCCTGGAGCGGCGCGGCTGCAAGCCGGCCCCTGATGACCTCAGTGCCGTGCGCAACAACACCTACCAAATGCTGAACCTGCTGGCAGAGGACCGGCCACGGGGAGAGGCGGCGCGGGGGCCCATCCTGGAGTTTGTGGCCTCAGAGAATCTGCTGGAGCGGCTTCTGTGCTGGCACCTGCAAGGTGACTTCACCGAGGAGCGCAAGGTGGAGCAGCTGAAGCTCTATGAGATGCTCATCAGCCAGGCCCGGCAGCCCCTGCTGCGGCATAAGCCGGTGCTCACACCATTGCTGCGGCTACTCAGCCTCTGTGctgagcccagctctgccctgctggaGAACAGCCTCGTCCTGCTGCTCAATCAGCTCTGCGTCTCCGTGGCCAAGGAGCCCTCCATCCTGGAGCTCTTCTTCCACAGCCACACGGACCAGGGCCCCGCCAACCTCATCATATTCTCCCTTCTCATCCCCTTCATCCACCATGAGGGTGTCCTAGGGCAGCAGGCCAGGGATGCGCTGCTGCTCATCATGGCGATGTCTGCCAGCAACCATGCTGTGGCCAAGTCCATCACCGACAACTCCTACTTCTGCCCG GTCCTGGCCACGGGCCTGAGTGCCCTGTACTCCTCCCTGCCCCGCAAGATTGAGGTGCGCGGGGATGACTGGCACTTCCTGCGCCGTGAGGACTGGATTGGCGTCTCCTCCCTTGTTCTCTTCATGAACTCGCTGGAGTTCTGCAACGCTGTCATCCAG GTCGCCCACCCCCTCgtgcagaagcagctggtggACTATGTCCACAACGGGTTCCTCGTCCCTGTCATGGGGCCGGCGCTGCACAAG ACCTCCATCGAGGAGATGATTGCCAGCACAGCCTACCTGGACCTGTTCCTGCGCAGCGTCAGCGAGACGGCCCTGCTGAAAACCTTCCTGCGCTTTGTTCTGCTGCACCGCCACGATAACAGCACCATCCTCGACACCCTTGTGGGCCGCATCAACAGCAACTCCCGG CTCTGCATGGTGTCCTTGAGCCTCTTCAGGACGCTGCTCAGCCTCAACTGCGAGGACGTCATGCTCCAGCTGGTGCTCAG GtacctgctgccctgcagccatgtCATGCTGAGCCAGAAGCGGGCGGTCAGGGACTTGGACATCTATGGGAAGACAGCTGCCAAGTTCCTCTCCCTCATCCCGCGGTGCTGCCGTCCCgagagcctgctgctgcctgaccGGGAGGAAGAGCATGCTGCCTGGTCCAAGG GCCATGGCAGCCCCAACGTGGACACCTCCTCGGTGGTGACGGTGCCGAAGCCCTCCACTCCCTCCCGGCTCTCCTTCTTCATGcggcagcagggcacagcccctgAGGCTGCCGGCCCGGCACcccgctcccccagcaccccgtcCGGCAGCCCCTGCCACCGGGCTGGCAGGTGGGAGGAGGTGTCTGAGCTGGACAGGAACTACCTGGAGTACCTGCGGGATGCGCGCCGCAGCATTGACCGCTGTGCTTGGGCCTGCCGTGTCTGGTCGGCCCCCTATGATGGCGAGGAGCCCAGTGCTGGTGGCTCTGTCCCCCAGCTCGACAGTGGCCCCCCACTTGGCCCTGACTGCCTCGGTGCCCCACgccccctgggaccccccaccccacggACTAAAAAGCGGGGCTTGCCGGAGGAGGGGGcgagggaagggcaggggggtgCCCTTGGCAGCAGTGGTGAGCCCAGCATGGGGGGGCCTGGCCCTGAGGCCCGGGACTCGGGGACCCTCGTGAACGGAGCACATGGGCCAGCAGAGCCGATCCGGCCCGAGGGGGACGTGGTGGTGAAGAAGGTGCGCCGGAGCCCCCAGGGGGAGGGTGATGACGTGGGGGCCCCCCCTGAGCGGGAGCACCGGCCAGTCCCAGCGCAGAATGGGGCCACGGTCCCTCCGACtccccggccgcagcccccgggcTGGGAGCCGCTGCCCTCGGTGGACTCGCTGATCGAGGAGCTGCTGGCCCGGGTGCCGGCTGAGCCCAATGGAGCTGGTGTCACCATCGAGGCCTTCACCGAGGAGCTACAGGAGATTGAGGCTGAGATGAAGAATGGCAGTGGTGGCGGGACCCTGCCCGCTGCTCAGGACCCCCCCGAGGTGCCCCTGTCccgtgaggaggaggaggcctTTGCCAGCTTCGCCGCCCTGCCCGAGGGGGATACCACGGGGCGGGCACTGCTGCGGCTGCAGGACCCCCTGGCCCAGCTGGTGGCTAGCCCACCGCGGGCGGTGGGGCcgccccccagccagcccttcaCAGGTGGGGCCGGTGCTGGTGGGGGGTCCCCGCTGCCTGTGGCCCTGTCTGACATGTCCCTTTCCCTTGCCCACAGGCCCCTTCGTCTCGGTGCTGTTTGGGAAGCTGGAGAACATGTTGCACAACTCGCTCTACGTCAACTTTCTGCTGACAGGGCTGGTGGCCCAGCTGGCCTGCtacccccagcccctgctgcgctccttcctcctcaacACCAACATGGTCTTCCAGCCTAG
- the LOC119142907 gene encoding G2/M phase-specific E3 ubiquitin-protein ligase-like: MRAADELPPPSRRSFCWRHRLVQRVRAMQRHQTLCLICRDEVAGRPCYTTMVCPSCASAWFHRHCIQGQALRSGLHHFRSPLCRDMTAFQAEMFRLGIKIPDRDAAWEEEGSLLDLVLWQSSCDADQCLCPLGRDQAEQAGPWRLLVCSSCGSRGTHQCCSALEDATESWECRDCSGTHSGEGGSGGTGCPGRGGSHSHWGLGDRRCDAWREGAWQGLVVLIISLPLAVPDIAAGPDSCPLAQGPWHSAPSKITGTGCPEAVEPPPLQTCQHHLDTILCSLLQEDLLLPGVGLDDLQRSPPALTMVWFCDPWHFG; the protein is encoded by the exons ATGAGGGCTGCGGATGAACTGCCACCTCCATCCCGGAGGTCCTTCTGCTGGAGGCACCGGCTGGTGCAGCGAGTGAGGGCGATGCAGCGACACCAGACCCTCTGCCTAATCTGCCGGGACGAGGTGGCGGGGCGGCCCTGTTATACCACCATGGTCTGCCCCAGCTGCGCCAGCGCCTGGTTCCACCGCCACTGCATCCAG GGCCAGGCGCTGCGCTCGGGCCTGCACCACTTTCGGAGCCCTCTGTGCCGGGACATGACAGCCTTCCAGGCAGAGATGTTCCGCTTGGGCATCAAAATCCCCGACAG ggatgctgcctgggaggaggagggctcTCTCCTCGACTTGGTGCTCTGGCAGAGCTCCTGCGACGCCGACCAGTGCCTGTGCCCTCTGGGCCGCgaccaggcagagcaggcagg GCCGTGGAGACTCCTGGTCTGCAGCTCCTGTGGCTCCCGTGGGACCCACCAGTGCTGCTCCGCCCTGGAAGATGCCACCGAGTCCTGGGAGTGCAGGGACTGCAGCGGCACGCACAGCGGTgaggggggcagcggggggacAGGGTGCCCAGGGCGTGGTGGCTCCCACAGCCACTGGGGACTTGGGGACAGGCGCTGTGACGCGTGGAGGGAGGGAGCGTGGCAGGGGCTTGTTGTGCTCATCATCTCCCTGCCCCTTGCAGTGCCCGACATTGCAGCCGGACCAGACTCTTGTCCCCTGGCGCAGGGACCCTGGCACAGCGCTCCCAGTAAGatcactggcacaggctgcccagaggctgTGGAGCCCCCTCCTCTGCAGACGTGCCAGCACCACCTGGACACaattctgtgcagcctgctccaggagGACCTGCTTTTGCcgggggttggactagatgatctccagaggtcccctccagccctgacCATGGTGTGGTTCTGTGACCCCTGGCACTTTGGCTGA
- the CNGA4 gene encoding cyclic nucleotide-gated cation channel alpha-4: MSPLLGGHHTLAARGCCQPSSHQVRGPPAPSEVLPTQGTPHPGNHTHTHTPAQGRAAYLWGQGRGGSGPISAAPGQGEKRRPTRRLDPRPSAGQGPPGPLTPPHPRRPRPARPRARPSSRHPRTSRLRGPARTRRTPGPGGTARPRAGGHPGRPRGNRQKGSPPSRVQPRRAPGRATFPPAPPPRAHQPPPLRAPSARRHLPAAARRTSRAGPAHPAPPRPALPAAGGGTGPAGLGHLTGCAAQGRGPGAGPGVPGGRREGSAARGSGTAAPDTPAPGAPAPPHSASPLRSATAFGRTGQRPRHTGAAEAAAACSPGGPASAGGAPRCQDAPSAGGATRLRPAEGPCSVPQQRCAPTGRRTLPGTRARRAGCTASAPCCPAAGFGPGGAAAPSSPPRPTLAPTPDAPRGEQGAAARHGARGGSAQQGPPSVPWELRARSTLCQGEGPAEPGSHRQQRLGAGRGAPGREPAASWGWGGSEVPLPPPHSATRSRTWILDPSGDWYYWWISIMALPVLYNWIFLICRSCFPDLQEQHAVLWLSLDYLCDALYLLDIAVHFHTGFLEDGILVQDHGRIQWRYLRSLSFPRDVAAVLPTDLLYLRLGLGVPVVRANRCLQAPRLFEAFDRQETRTAHPNAFRVAKLMLYVFITIHWHGCLYFALSAWLGLGTDGWVCPNASRPGFARPLRQYLHSFYFSTLILTTVGDTPEPQREEEFLFVTTGFLLAVLGFATITGSISSVISNMNAADAAFYPDPEPVRHYLQAQGASRRLARRVARWHQHLRAQQKLPAERAVLQYLPWGLRAEVAASVHLPALRRVGLFQSWERSVLQQLVLRLQPQVFGPGEFVCRRGDVGREMYFIREGRLAVVAEDGITQLAVLGEGLYFGEISLINIKGNISGNRRTANIMSIGYSDLFCLSKEDLAEVLVEFPSARAMMEAKGRELLLRMGKLDVHAEAVAAAAEEEAERQVQALEVALEGLQTQAARLLAQLESSAFKLALRVERLECQLQRSAGEAGPAEKPAPAAPQQPTGAQRPAGGLPSPRAQGPPRAQGPPRVQGPSRVQGPSGVQGPPRVQGPSGVQGLLRAESPTRVTALRRRWDSYRDRDWDGDKDHDRDWEVDRDGTETATGTGMGQGPGSGLGWV, from the exons ATGTCCCCACTGCTGGGCGGGCATCACACCCTGGCTGCCCGGGGCTGCTGCCAACCGTCCTCCCACCAGGTCCGGGGTCCCCCCGCGCCGTCCGAGGTGCTGCCCACCCAGGGCACCCCCCACCCGGGgaatcacacacacacacacaccccggcgcagggcagggctgcctaCCTGTGGGGTCAAGGTCGCGGTGGGTCCGGTCCCATCAGCGCCGcacctgggcagggggagaagaggCGTCCGACGCGGCGCCTGGACCCCCGCCCCAGCGCCGGCCAGGGCCCCCCCGGGCCGTTGACCCCTCCACACCCGCGGCGGCCCCGTCCGGCCCGGCCCAGGGCCCGGCCCAGCTCACGGCACCCGCGCACCTCCAGGCtccgcggcccggcccgcacACGCCGCaccccggggccgggcggcacggcacggccAAGGGCAGGCGGCCACCCGGGCCGCCCCCGTGGCAACCGGCAGAAGGGTTCTCCGCCCAGCCGGGTacagccccgccgggccccgggACGGGCAACATTTcccccggccccaccgccccgCGCTCACCAGCCGCCCCCGCTGCGGGCCCCAAGCGCCCGCCGCCATCTTCCCGCCGCCGCCCGACGCACCAGCCGCGCAGGCCCCGcccaccccgccccgccccgccccgccctgcccgccgcgggAGGTGGCACCGGCCCGGCGGGGCTCGGGCACCTCACTGGCTGCGCCGCGCAGGGGCGGGGCCCAGGGGCGGGGCCAGGAGTACCGGGCGGCCGGCGGGAGGGGTCGGCGGCGCGGGGTTCGGGTACCGCCGCGCCGGACACCCCCGCACCGGGGGCTCCTGCACCACCCCACAGCGCGTCCCCGCTCCGGTCCGCCACAGCCTTTGGCAGAACCGGGCAACGGCCCCGGCACACCGGCGCGGCTGAGGCGgcggctgcctgcagccccggCGGGCCGGCGAGCGCCGGGGGAGCCCCGCGTTGCCAGGATGCGCCCAGCGCTGGAGGAGCCACGCGGCTGCGTCCCGCTGAGGGACCGTGCTCGGTGCCGCAGCAGCGCTGCGCACCCACTGGGCGCAGGACCCTCCCCGGCACCCGCGCCCGCCGTGCAGGATGCACAGCCTCGGCTCCCTGCTGTCCCGCCGCTGGGTTTGGCCCCGGCGGCGCAGCAGCACCGAGCTCGCCGCCACGACCGACCCTGGCACCGACACCGGACGCGCCTCGGGGTGAGCAGGGCGCGGCTGCCCGCCATGGGGCCCGGGGCGGGAGCGCGCAGCAGGGACCCCCCTCGGTCCCGTGGGAGCTGCGGGCGCGGAGCACCCTGTGCCAGGGCGAGGGGCCGGCGGAGCCGGGGAGCCACCGGCAGCAGCGGCTGGGTGCCGGCCGAGGGGCACCCGGGCgggagcctgcagccagctggggatggggaggctCTGAggtccctctgcctcccccgCACAGTGCTACCCGCTCCCGGACCTGGATCCTAGACCCCTCTGGAGACTGGTACTACTGGTGGATCAGCATCATGGCGCTGCCTGTCCTCTACAACTGGATCTTCCTCATCTGCAG GTCCTGCTTCCCTGacctgcaggagcagcatgcAGTGCTGTGGCTGAGCCTGGACTACCTCTGCGACGCACTCTATCTGCTGGACATTGCTGTGCACTTCCACACCG GCTTCCTGGAGGATGGTATCCTGGTGCAGGACCATGGCCGGATCCAGTGGCGCTACCTGCGCTCCCTATCCTTCCCCCGGGAtgtggctgcagtgctgcccacCGACCTGCTCTACCTGCGCCTGGGGCTGGGCGTGCCGGTAGTGCGTGCCAACCGCTGCCTGCAGGCACCGCGGCTCTTCGAGGCCTTTGATCGCCAGGAGACACGCACAGCCCACCCCAACGCCTTTCGTGTTGCCAAGCTGATGCTCTATGTCTTCATCACCATACACTGGCATGGCTGCCTCTACTTTGCCCTCTCAGCCTGGCTGGGCCTGGGCACGGATGGCTGGGTCTGCCCCAACGCCAGCCGCCCTGGCTTTGCCCGCCCACTGCGGCAGTATCTCCACAGCTTCTACTTCTCCACCCTCATCCTCACCACTGTGGGTGACACGCCAGAGCCCCAGCGCGAGGAGGAGTTCCTCTTCGTCACCACTGGCttcctcctggctgtgctgggctttGCCACCATCACAGGCAGCATCAGCTCCGTCATCTCCAACATGAATGCGGCCGATGCTGCCTTCTACCCCGACCCTGAGCCGGTGCGGCACTACCTGCAGGCACAGGGTGCAAGCAGGCGGCTGGCACGGCGGGTGGCCCGCTGGCACCAACACCTGCGGGCACAGCAGAAGCTGCCGGCAGAACGGGCGGTGCTCCAGTACCTGCCGTGGGGGCTGCGGGCCGAGGTAGCAGCCAGCGTCCACCTCCCAGCACTGCGCCGTGTCGGACTCTTCCAGAGCTGGGAGCGCAgcgtgctgcagcagctggtgctgcgGCTGCAGCCCCAGGTCTTTGGACCCGGCGAGTTCGTCTGCCGCAGGGGTGATGTGGGGCGTGAGATGTACTTCATCCGCGAGGGGCGGCTGGCTGTGGTGGCAGAGGATGGCATCACACAGCTTGCTGTCTTGGGTGAGGGGCTCTACTTCGGGGAGATCAGCCTCATCAACATCAAAG ggaaCATCTCAGGGAACAGGCGCACAGCCAACATCATGAGCATTGGCTACTCGGACCTCTTCTGCCTCTCCAAGGAGGACCTGGCAGAGGTGCTGGTTGAGTTCCCCAGTGCCCGGGCCATGATGGAGGCCAAGGGCCGCGAGCTCCTGCTGCGCATGGGCAAGCTGGATGTGCACGCTGAGGCAGTggcggcagcagcagaggaggaggctgagcgCCAGGTGCAGGCCCTGGAGGTGGCCCTGGAGGGGCTGCAGACCCAGGCAGCCCGGCTGCTGGCCCAGCTGGAGTCCAGTGCCTTCAAGCTGGCACTGCGCGTTGAGCGCCTCGAGTGCCAGCTCCAGCGGTCTGCCGGGGAAGCAGGTCCTGCAGAAaaaccagctcctgctgcaccgCAGCAGCCTACTGGGGCACAGCGTCCTGCTGGGGGACTGCCCTCCCCCAGGGCACAGGGTCCCCCCAGAGCTCAGGGTCCACCCAGGGTACAGGGTCCCAGCAGGGTGCAGGGTCCCAGTGGGGTCCAGGGTCCCCCCAGGGTGCAGGGTCCTAGTGGGGTGCAGGGTCTCCTCAGAGCTGAGAGTCCCACCAGGGT GACGGCGCTGCGACGGCGGTGGGACAGCTACCGGGATCGGGATTGGGATGGGGACAAGGACCACGACCGGGACTGGGAGGTGGACAGGGATGGGACAGAGACCGCGACCGGAactgggatggggcagggacCGGGATCGGGATTGGGATGGGTATAG